One Nostoc sp. UHCC 0302 DNA window includes the following coding sequences:
- the namA gene encoding NADPH dehydrogenase NamA yields the protein MPHLFEPFKIREVTFRNRIAVSPMCQYSSTNGYANDWHLVHLASRAVGGAGVVLTEAAAVEPRGRISPQDLGIWSDAHIETLAKIAALIHNFGAVAGIQLAHAGRKASTAKPSKGGKVLDESQEGWRPLVSSSAIAFSKESPVPEALSIEGIQQIINAFVQAAKRSLQAGFKVVEIHAAHGYLLHQFLSPLSNQRQDDYGGSFENRTRILREVVQGVREVWPETYPLWVRISATDWVDKGWDIEQSIALSDKLKSLGVDLIDSSSGGIIPGINVSLKPGYQTQFAERIRREANIPTGAVGLITSPEQADQIISTEVADIVLLGRELLRNPYWPHLAAKQLGHDKLWPVQYDRAWLS from the coding sequence ATGCCTCACCTATTTGAACCATTCAAGATCCGTGAAGTTACCTTTCGCAACCGCATCGCCGTTTCACCGATGTGCCAATATTCAAGTACAAATGGATATGCTAACGATTGGCACTTGGTTCATCTAGCTTCTCGTGCAGTTGGTGGTGCGGGTGTAGTGCTAACAGAGGCAGCAGCAGTAGAACCTCGTGGGCGCATTAGTCCGCAAGATTTGGGAATTTGGTCAGATGCACACATAGAAACTTTAGCCAAGATTGCCGCGTTAATTCATAACTTTGGCGCTGTTGCAGGTATTCAACTTGCTCATGCAGGCAGAAAGGCCAGCACTGCCAAACCGAGTAAGGGCGGGAAAGTGCTGGATGAATCTCAGGAAGGTTGGCGTCCATTGGTTTCGAGTAGTGCGATCGCCTTCAGCAAAGAGAGTCCAGTACCAGAAGCACTCAGTATCGAAGGAATTCAACAGATTATTAACGCCTTTGTCCAAGCTGCCAAACGTTCTCTACAAGCCGGCTTCAAAGTAGTAGAAATCCATGCTGCTCACGGTTACTTACTGCACCAATTTCTCTCGCCTCTTTCTAACCAACGCCAGGATGATTATGGTGGGAGCTTTGAAAACCGTACTCGTATACTCAGAGAAGTTGTTCAAGGAGTGCGAGAAGTTTGGCCCGAAACATATCCCCTGTGGGTACGCATCTCCGCCACTGATTGGGTTGACAAAGGCTGGGACATAGAGCAAAGTATCGCTTTAAGCGACAAACTCAAGTCTCTAGGTGTTGACTTAATAGACAGTTCATCAGGCGGAATTATCCCAGGTATCAATGTATCACTCAAACCAGGTTATCAAACTCAGTTTGCCGAACGCATCCGCCGTGAAGCCAATATCCCTACAGGAGCAGTCGGTTTAATTACATCTCCCGAACAAGCTGACCAGATTATTAGCACAGAAGTAGCTGATATAGTGCTGTTAGGGCGCGAACTACTTCGTAATCCTTATTGGCCACACCTAGCAGCCAAGCAGTTAGGACACGATAAACTCTGGCCTGTTCAATACGATCGCGCTTGGTTGTCATAA
- a CDS encoding MFS transporter: protein MDSKEQNALTTASQMLAQRSTVLTLAIACGLSVANVYYNQPLLADMGRSLNISVQQVGFIPTLTQVGYAVGLLLLVPLGDKIERRWLIVSMLGLLTCTLVAEATAPNLVWLSVSSFALGFCSIVAHLVLPLVAQLTHPSERGKVIGALLSGMILSVLLARTISGVIGNYLGWRAVYLMSAAVMLVFAFAIKGRIPASEPASTLSYKQLMQSLVQLVREQPVLRESALNIALIFAAFNTVWVSLIFLLESPIYNYDSRVAGLFGLLGIAGALTTPIVGRLVDKRGPRMLVGIGVALVLSAFVILWIAGKHLIGLAFGVLVLDLGMHTAYVSNQIRVYSLVPNAESRLNTVFMVTNYSGGALGSFLGTYSWALWQWNGVCAIGFFLLIVASITHFSVGSRKPTAI, encoded by the coding sequence ATGGATTCTAAAGAGCAAAACGCTCTAACTACTGCTAGCCAAATGCTGGCACAGCGAAGTACTGTTTTAACTTTAGCGATCGCCTGCGGTTTATCAGTAGCAAATGTCTACTACAACCAGCCGCTGCTTGCAGATATGGGGCGCAGCTTAAATATCTCTGTGCAGCAGGTAGGATTTATTCCGACTCTAACTCAAGTTGGCTATGCAGTAGGGTTACTTTTGTTAGTTCCTTTAGGGGACAAGATAGAACGTCGCTGGTTAATTGTTAGTATGCTAGGCTTACTGACTTGCACTTTAGTGGCAGAAGCTACAGCCCCTAATCTTGTTTGGTTGTCTGTCTCCAGCTTTGCACTTGGTTTCTGTAGCATCGTGGCACATCTAGTTCTGCCACTAGTTGCACAGCTAACACATCCCTCAGAACGAGGCAAAGTGATCGGCGCGTTACTCAGCGGTATGATTCTTAGTGTCCTTCTGGCGCGGACAATTAGTGGAGTGATTGGCAACTATCTGGGCTGGCGAGCCGTATACTTAATGTCTGCTGCTGTGATGCTTGTTTTTGCTTTTGCTATCAAAGGGCGAATACCAGCAAGTGAGCCAGCATCTACACTATCGTACAAACAACTGATGCAGAGTCTTGTGCAACTTGTTCGCGAACAGCCCGTGTTACGTGAATCAGCACTCAACATTGCACTCATATTTGCAGCCTTTAATACCGTATGGGTTAGCCTAATTTTTCTGTTGGAATCACCCATTTATAATTACGACAGTCGAGTTGCAGGCCTATTTGGCTTGCTTGGCATAGCTGGAGCCTTGACTACCCCTATCGTTGGACGCTTAGTAGACAAACGAGGCCCCAGGATGTTGGTTGGTATAGGCGTTGCTCTTGTCCTTTCAGCTTTTGTCATACTTTGGATAGCAGGAAAGCATCTTATAGGCCTCGCATTCGGGGTGCTTGTTCTGGACTTAGGAATGCATACTGCTTACGTCTCCAACCAAATCCGCGTCTATAGCTTGGTTCCAAATGCTGAGAGCCGATTGAACACAGTGTTTATGGTCACAAATTACAGCGGTGGCGCACTCGGCTCTTTTCTTGGTACTTACAGTTGGGCATTGTGGCAATGGAATGGCGTTTGTGCGATCGGATTCTTTTTGTTAATTGTGGCATCCATTACTCACTTCAGCGTAGGGAGCAGAAAACCTACAGCTATTTAA
- a CDS encoding MetQ/NlpA family ABC transporter substrate-binding protein, producing the protein MILKENSKEFVTQRDIAENPQNLQIKEVEGVQVVRAINDVDFIVSSSQTVALAGIKPQTMGQETAKDNKYTLALVILKGRENEPKI; encoded by the coding sequence ATCATACTTAAGGAAAATAGCAAAGAATTCGTAACCCAAAGAGATATTGCTGAGAATCCCCAAAATTTACAAATCAAAGAAGTAGAAGGAGTACAAGTAGTTCGAGCTATTAACGATGTAGACTTTATTGTTTCTTCATCTCAAACTGTTGCTCTAGCAGGAATAAAACCGCAGACTATGGGACAGGAGACAGCCAAAGATAACAAATATACTCTGGCATTAGTCATATTAAAAGGTAGAGAAAATGAACCTAAAATTTAG
- a CDS encoding methionine ABC transporter permease produces the protein MVNTGRSLPFIILLVVLTPLTRLIVDTSISSTAALVSLTLAAILFFGRIAEISILEVDERLIKAAQAMGCNYWQIILKVLIPEALPSLVLGMTILVVSLLNSSAMAGAVGGCGLGNLAIQYGYQHFDVGVMVATIIVLITLVQIMQFLDDLLAQRMRKR, from the coding sequence ATTGTCAATACCGGGCGATCGCTTCCTTTTATTATTCTGCTGGTAGTTTTAACCCCACTAACGCGATTAATCGTCGATACTTCCATCAGTAGCACAGCCGCACTAGTTTCCCTAACTCTAGCTGCTATTCTCTTTTTTGGTCGTATTGCCGAAATCAGTATTTTAGAAGTTGATGAAAGACTGATAAAAGCCGCCCAGGCAATGGGTTGTAACTACTGGCAAATTATTCTCAAAGTCCTAATTCCAGAAGCTTTACCATCACTAGTACTCGGTATGACCATTCTTGTCGTGAGTCTACTAAACTCCTCAGCAATGGCTGGGGCAGTTGGTGGCTGTGGATTAGGCAATTTAGCAATTCAATACGGCTACCAACATTTCGATGTAGGAGTGATGGTTGCAACAATCATAGTGTTGATTACTTTAGTGCAAATAATGCAGTTTTTAGATGATTTACTAGCACAACGGATGAGAAAACGATAA
- a CDS encoding ferredoxin family protein produces the protein MIELVSESRCIKCNICVSACPTNVFDKVPDGPPRIARQSDCQTCFMCELYCPVDALFVAPQADESVPVDEETLIEAGLLGGYRETVGWKPGGIPAGLREQSAQMFRGFTSSLPTDAQGRIQPWSNQSQTKN, from the coding sequence GTGATTGAATTAGTTAGTGAATCTCGTTGCATTAAATGCAATATTTGCGTTTCTGCTTGCCCTACCAACGTCTTTGACAAAGTACCAGACGGGCCGCCGAGAATTGCCCGTCAAAGCGACTGCCAAACTTGCTTTATGTGCGAGTTGTATTGTCCGGTAGATGCTCTATTCGTTGCTCCACAAGCAGATGAGTCTGTCCCAGTTGACGAGGAGACTCTCATAGAAGCAGGATTGTTAGGCGGATATCGAGAAACTGTTGGTTGGAAACCCGGAGGTATTCCAGCAGGACTCAGAGAACAGTCGGCTCAAATGTTTAGAGGCTTTACCAGTAGTTTGCCTACAGATGCTCAAGGCAGAATACAACCCTGGAGCAATCAGTCTCAGACAAAGAACTAG
- a CDS encoding FAD-binding protein produces the protein MVSAYQSELSNSSTSFLELETDVLVIGGGPSATWAAWNAAAQGARVVLVDKGYCGTSGATAPSGTGVWYVPPDPQQREAAMASREALGGFLSERSWMERVLDQTYTNLNKLSDWGYPFPVDDEGNPHRRSLQQAHDYMRLMRKKITKAGVKILDHSPALELLVDAQGSVAGAKGIRRQTGERWTVRAGAVVIATGGCAFLSKALGCNVLTGDGYLMAAEAGAEMSGMEFSNAYALSPAFSSVTKGAYYRWATFYYEDGTEIEGAGSQKGRSIIARILLTQPVYACLDKATPEIQAMLRTVQHNFLLPFYRMGIDPFTQRFPVTLRLEGTVRGTGGIRIVDETCATTVKGLYAAGDAATRELICGGFTGGGSHNAAWATSSGYWAGEAAAIYAQKLGTKANQRSVRGLGEAAISTSNTSRRSFNPSEVIKGVQAEVFPYDRNMFRTEKGLTESLGRLDDLWKEIRNSEAVSEEQAVQAREATAMVATARWMYASALERKETRGMHKHLDYPEQDPNQYHRLVSGGLDQVWVKPQKLKNAIKDRELVTL, from the coding sequence ATGGTAAGTGCTTATCAATCTGAGTTAAGTAATAGTTCTACTTCTTTTCTTGAACTAGAGACTGATGTTCTAGTCATAGGCGGTGGGCCTTCTGCAACTTGGGCGGCTTGGAATGCAGCTGCTCAAGGAGCAAGGGTAGTTCTTGTGGATAAAGGTTACTGCGGTACAAGTGGGGCAACAGCACCCTCTGGTACTGGTGTTTGGTACGTTCCACCAGATCCACAGCAACGTGAAGCTGCGATGGCTAGCCGGGAAGCTTTGGGGGGTTTCCTTTCAGAGCGCTCTTGGATGGAGCGTGTATTGGATCAAACATACACTAACCTCAATAAACTCTCAGATTGGGGCTATCCTTTTCCAGTGGATGACGAAGGTAATCCCCATCGGCGATCGCTTCAGCAAGCCCATGATTATATGCGCTTAATGCGGAAAAAGATTACCAAGGCAGGGGTGAAAATACTTGACCACAGCCCAGCCTTAGAACTCTTAGTAGACGCACAAGGTTCAGTAGCTGGTGCTAAAGGGATTCGCCGCCAAACAGGAGAGCGATGGACAGTCAGAGCGGGAGCAGTTGTAATTGCTACGGGTGGCTGTGCTTTCCTCAGTAAAGCTCTTGGCTGTAACGTCCTTACAGGCGATGGTTACTTGATGGCAGCTGAGGCAGGGGCTGAAATGTCAGGGATGGAGTTCTCCAATGCTTATGCCCTATCACCTGCTTTCTCCTCGGTTACTAAGGGAGCTTACTACCGCTGGGCAACCTTCTATTACGAAGACGGTACAGAAATTGAAGGAGCAGGTTCCCAAAAGGGTCGCTCTATTATTGCCCGTATTTTACTCACCCAACCTGTTTATGCTTGCCTAGACAAAGCAACTCCCGAAATTCAGGCGATGTTGCGGACTGTGCAACACAACTTCTTGCTACCCTTTTATCGCATGGGGATCGACCCCTTTACCCAACGCTTCCCCGTGACGCTGCGTTTAGAGGGAACTGTGCGTGGTACAGGTGGCATTCGGATAGTTGATGAAACCTGCGCCACCACAGTTAAAGGACTCTATGCTGCTGGCGATGCGGCAACACGAGAACTCATTTGTGGTGGCTTTACCGGTGGTGGTAGTCATAACGCCGCTTGGGCAACCTCTTCTGGATATTGGGCAGGTGAAGCAGCAGCTATTTATGCCCAAAAACTCGGAACGAAAGCCAATCAACGCTCCGTGCGAGGATTGGGAGAAGCGGCAATATCTACTAGTAACACTAGCCGCCGCAGCTTTAATCCATCAGAAGTGATTAAAGGAGTACAAGCAGAAGTATTCCCTTACGATCGCAATATGTTCCGTACCGAGAAAGGATTGACAGAATCTCTCGGTCGTCTAGATGATTTGTGGAAAGAAATTCGTAATAGCGAGGCTGTATCAGAAGAACAAGCTGTCCAAGCCAGGGAAGCCACTGCAATGGTAGCAACAGCACGTTGGATGTATGCTAGCGCCCTAGAACGCAAAGAAACTCGCGGAATGCACAAACATCTAGACTATCCCGAACAAGACCCGAACCAATACCACCGTCTAGTCAGTGGTGGTTTAGATCAAGTCTGGGTGAAGCCTCAAAAACTGAAAAATGCCATCAAGGATAGGGAGTTAGTAACACTGTGA
- a CDS encoding LLM class flavin-dependent oxidoreductase: MSEPRYGIWIPVYGNCGVMNHPLEPRNASYSRAKDLLQLAERCGFTTTLIAEHIINPRNQELDQLETWTAAAALAEATNSIEIIAAVKPLLFHPAVLAKMALGIDAISGGRFAINLVSAWFKPEMEKAGISFLPHDERYRYSDEWIRVVKALWSQERVNFQGDYFQINDLSFRPRPVANPYPRVYVGGESEPAHTLAAKEADIFFLNGRPIEVIRETIAQVLKQPRSRPKALGFAMSAFVIARPTDEEAQEEYHNLRAMIGAQDDRSELLKGVDSEVVMFKNMAKYPGVGSNGGTAAGLVGSYDTIATRIADFTRVGIGTFMLQFQPFATEMRRFSEEVMPRVRSLELVAARG, encoded by the coding sequence ATGTCTGAGCCACGCTACGGAATTTGGATTCCCGTTTACGGTAACTGCGGCGTGATGAACCACCCTCTTGAACCTCGTAACGCCAGTTACTCACGAGCCAAGGATCTCCTTCAGTTGGCTGAACGGTGCGGGTTTACTACAACTTTGATAGCAGAACATATTATTAATCCCAGAAATCAAGAATTAGATCAGCTGGAAACTTGGACAGCAGCAGCAGCACTTGCCGAAGCCACCAACTCAATTGAGATTATTGCTGCGGTGAAGCCTCTACTTTTCCATCCAGCAGTTTTAGCAAAGATGGCATTAGGCATTGATGCAATTAGTGGAGGGCGTTTTGCGATCAACTTGGTAAGTGCTTGGTTCAAGCCAGAAATGGAGAAAGCAGGTATATCTTTTCTTCCACATGATGAGCGTTACCGCTATTCCGACGAATGGATCAGAGTAGTGAAAGCTCTGTGGAGCCAAGAGAGAGTTAACTTCCAAGGAGATTACTTTCAGATCAATGATCTGAGTTTCAGGCCTCGTCCAGTAGCAAATCCGTACCCGCGTGTCTATGTGGGAGGCGAGTCAGAACCAGCGCACACACTAGCAGCAAAAGAAGCAGATATATTTTTTCTCAATGGTCGTCCGATAGAAGTAATCCGCGAAACAATTGCCCAAGTTCTCAAACAACCGCGTTCTCGCCCCAAAGCTCTGGGCTTTGCCATGTCAGCATTTGTAATTGCTCGACCCACAGATGAAGAAGCTCAAGAGGAATATCACAACTTGAGGGCAATGATAGGAGCGCAAGACGATCGCTCAGAGCTTCTCAAAGGAGTCGATTCCGAAGTAGTCATGTTCAAAAACATGGCCAAGTACCCTGGTGTTGGTAGTAATGGTGGCACAGCTGCTGGTTTAGTCGGTAGCTATGACACCATTGCAACTCGCATAGCCGACTTTACCAGAGTGGGAATCGGTACATTTATGCTGCAATTTCAGCCTTTCGCGACTGAAATGAGGCGTTTTTCCGAAGAAGTAATGCCACGAGTTCGTTCCTTAGAACTTGTGGCAGCAAGGGGATGA
- a CDS encoding DUF2808 domain-containing protein has translation MKYTTGLFSALFVVSAGLSSLPQSIANAVTLGDGTIAFVQPPRLVSASTPYVDTSVSDTTYYFTLEVPATAGEPLQQVTFTQIRGTEDIEFNQKDTFAFEGTRNHQGAKLALKAVNSNDKEQTVTVSFDTPVPPGKTVTIGLRTYRNPFYDGVYLFGVKAFPYGQKTAGQFLGIGRLQFYAPSTDN, from the coding sequence ATGAAGTATACTACTGGTTTATTTAGCGCTTTATTTGTTGTTAGTGCTGGGCTGAGTTCATTACCTCAATCGATAGCCAATGCAGTTACTTTAGGTGATGGCACGATCGCTTTTGTCCAACCACCTCGTTTGGTTAGTGCCAGCACCCCATACGTTGATACAAGCGTTTCGGATACAACATACTATTTCACCTTGGAAGTGCCAGCGACTGCTGGGGAACCACTGCAACAGGTTACCTTTACCCAAATTCGCGGTACTGAAGATATTGAATTCAATCAAAAAGATACTTTTGCTTTTGAAGGAACACGCAACCACCAAGGAGCAAAATTGGCACTCAAAGCTGTTAACAGCAATGATAAAGAACAAACAGTGACAGTATCTTTTGACACTCCTGTGCCACCGGGTAAGACAGTTACTATTGGTCTGCGAACTTACCGTAATCCCTTTTATGATGGCGTCTATTTATTTGGTGTTAAAGCTTTTCCCTATGGGCAGAAAACTGCTGGTCAGTTTCTCGGCATTGGTCGCCTACAATTTTATGCACCAAGTACAGACAATTAA
- a CDS encoding transglycosylase domain-containing protein, with amino-acid sequence MSSSNIFEQQKAETHTSPSFEFWRQVGLITGGTLLSISMLTSSVVAGGLIGLAISFRNLPDARQIRNFLPPETTYIYDIKGKPLFGIHGEANRKVVPLDKISPNLKRAVLASEDSYFYNHPGIDPGGIGRAALVNWMAGGVQEGGSTITMQLVKNLFLSHKRALTRKVAEAVLAIRVEQILSKNRILEMYLNQVYWGHNNYGVETAARTYFDKSAENLTLGESAMMAGLIQGPEEFSPFVNINLSKQKQKVVLARMLKLKWITQQEHDSAINQEIKLGKITSFQASTHPYVTNTVAQELIKKFGRDAVLKGGMQVQTTVDADFQMMAEETIRKWHKTLESQGLDKNQIALVAIDPRTHFIKALVGGVDSKASEFNRATQALRQPGSAFKPFVYYTAFASGKFTPETTVVDAPVSYRDGDNWYSPRNYDNSFKGAIPIRTALALSRNVPAVKIGKAIGVNKVIATCRTLGIMSPMEPVSSLPLGAIGITPLEIASAYATFANYGWQSPPTLIARVTDSSGNVLLDNTPKPSLVLDPWASATILDVMQTVVKEGTGRGAAIDRPVAGKTGTTSSEKDIWFIGSVPQLTTAIWVGRDDNTQLAHGATGGGMVTPIWRDFMQKALKNVPIQNFKTPSKFSRPKPVKNK; translated from the coding sequence ATGTCTTCATCAAACATTTTTGAACAGCAGAAGGCAGAAACTCATACTTCTCCTAGCTTCGAGTTTTGGAGACAAGTAGGCCTAATCACTGGTGGCACTCTCTTATCAATCAGTATGCTGACAAGTTCTGTTGTGGCTGGAGGGCTGATTGGTTTAGCCATTAGTTTCCGCAACTTGCCAGATGCCAGACAAATACGAAACTTTTTACCCCCAGAAACAACTTACATTTACGACATCAAAGGCAAACCCTTATTCGGTATACACGGTGAAGCCAATAGAAAAGTCGTACCGTTAGATAAAATTTCCCCAAATTTAAAACGAGCAGTATTAGCCAGTGAAGATAGTTATTTTTACAACCACCCAGGTATTGATCCTGGCGGTATCGGACGTGCTGCGTTAGTTAACTGGATGGCAGGTGGCGTGCAAGAGGGAGGTTCTACAATCACCATGCAACTGGTGAAAAATCTATTTTTATCTCACAAGCGTGCTTTGACGCGCAAAGTAGCAGAAGCGGTACTAGCAATTCGTGTAGAGCAAATTCTTAGTAAAAATCGGATTTTAGAAATGTACCTCAATCAAGTTTATTGGGGACATAATAACTATGGTGTGGAAACCGCAGCACGCACTTACTTTGACAAATCAGCAGAAAATTTGACTTTGGGCGAGTCAGCAATGATGGCGGGTTTAATTCAGGGCCCAGAAGAATTTAGCCCTTTTGTGAATATAAATTTGTCCAAGCAAAAACAAAAAGTAGTGCTGGCAAGGATGCTGAAATTGAAATGGATTACCCAGCAAGAGCATGATAGCGCCATTAACCAAGAAATTAAGCTTGGTAAAATCACGTCATTTCAGGCTAGTACCCATCCTTATGTCACCAATACTGTGGCACAAGAACTGATTAAAAAGTTTGGGCGTGACGCAGTACTCAAAGGCGGAATGCAGGTGCAAACCACGGTAGATGCAGACTTTCAAATGATGGCAGAAGAAACCATCAGAAAGTGGCATAAAACCCTTGAAAGTCAAGGGTTAGATAAAAATCAAATCGCTTTAGTGGCAATTGATCCACGCACACATTTTATAAAAGCACTAGTGGGTGGTGTAGACTCGAAAGCTAGCGAATTTAACCGGGCAACTCAAGCGCTGCGTCAGCCTGGTTCTGCCTTTAAACCTTTTGTTTACTATACTGCTTTTGCTAGCGGTAAGTTTACACCAGAGACAACGGTGGTTGATGCCCCAGTCAGCTACAGAGATGGTGATAATTGGTACTCTCCACGCAACTATGATAATAGCTTTAAGGGTGCAATACCGATTCGTACTGCCTTAGCGCTGTCCCGTAATGTCCCTGCTGTTAAGATAGGTAAAGCTATAGGAGTAAATAAAGTCATCGCAACTTGCCGCACCTTGGGAATTATGAGTCCGATGGAACCTGTGAGTTCTTTGCCATTAGGTGCTATCGGTATTACACCATTGGAAATAGCTAGTGCTTATGCGACTTTTGCTAATTATGGCTGGCAATCGCCCCCAACGCTCATCGCTCGTGTGACTGACAGCAGTGGCAATGTCTTACTGGATAATACCCCTAAACCTAGTCTAGTTCTTGACCCTTGGGCGTCAGCCACAATTTTAGATGTGATGCAAACGGTAGTTAAAGAAGGAACTGGGAGAGGTGCAGCTATAGATCGTCCAGTTGCTGGCAAGACTGGGACAACTTCTTCGGAAAAGGATATTTGGTTTATTGGTTCAGTACCACAATTAACAACTGCCATCTGGGTAGGGAGAGACGACAACACACAATTAGCTCACGGTGCGACAGGTGGAGGTATGGTTACTCCCATCTGGCGCGATTTTATGCAAAAAGCTCTTAAAAACGTACCAATACAGAATTTCAAAACGCCTTCTAAGTTTTCTCGACCGAAGCCAGTTAAAAATAAGTAA
- a CDS encoding helix-turn-helix domain-containing protein, with amino-acid sequence MSGVYQLEIKETVAELKDLLAIQKTATAKERVQLLYLLKTGHGQTISQTAEIIGRNRVTLHKWIRQYKAGGIEGLLKQKSSPGRPRTIPNWAEKALEKRLQEPLGFNGYQEIVEWLEQNLGVNSCYKTVHKLVYYRLESSPKVPRPKSVEQKQPQVEAFKKTLHTT; translated from the coding sequence ATGTCAGGGGTATATCAACTAGAAATTAAAGAGACTGTCGCAGAACTCAAAGATTTACTGGCAATACAAAAAACTGCGACGGCTAAAGAAAGAGTGCAGCTACTATATTTACTCAAAACAGGGCATGGTCAAACAATTTCTCAAACCGCAGAAATTATTGGTCGAAATCGAGTGACCCTACACAAGTGGATTCGACAGTACAAAGCAGGCGGTATTGAAGGACTATTAAAACAAAAATCTTCGCCAGGAAGACCAAGAACCATCCCAAACTGGGCAGAAAAAGCATTAGAGAAAAGATTGCAAGAACCACTTGGATTTAATGGTTATCAAGAAATTGTAGAGTGGCTAGAACAAAACTTGGGAGTCAATTCTTGCTACAAGACAGTTCACAAACTGGTTTATTACCGTTTGGAGTCATCGCCAAAAGTACCACGCCCCAAAAGCGTTGAACAAAAACAACCACAAGTAGAGGCATTTAAAAAAACCTTGCACACAACTTAG
- a CDS encoding IS630 family transposase, whose protein sequence is MLSWFCLTVLCTTKTIRFWCEDETRIGLKTITGRKITGKGVKPVGVHQWQFKATYLYGIIEPLTGESFFWEFSHLNTDCFQIFLNLISQHFTDSVLIIQLDNGAFHKAKRLQVPDNIILLFQPAHSPELNPIEQVWQYIKRRLRWLLPKKLDDLRTALYAEIGKLTKQIIVSIARRQYILEALSVASF, encoded by the coding sequence ATGCTGTCTTGGTTTTGCTTAACAGTTTTATGCACAACGAAAACGATTCGTTTTTGGTGCGAGGACGAAACTCGAATTGGATTGAAAACAATCACAGGACGGAAAATCACAGGCAAGGGTGTCAAACCCGTTGGTGTACACCAGTGGCAGTTCAAAGCAACATATTTATATGGAATCATCGAACCACTGACTGGCGAAAGCTTTTTTTGGGAATTTTCACATCTTAATACTGACTGTTTTCAGATATTCCTCAATCTAATTTCTCAACATTTTACTGATTCAGTACTAATTATTCAACTGGATAATGGTGCCTTTCATAAAGCCAAACGTCTTCAAGTACCAGATAACATCATTTTATTATTTCAGCCTGCACATTCTCCCGAGTTAAACCCAATTGAGCAGGTTTGGCAATATATTAAGCGCCGACTGCGTTGGTTATTACCTAAAAAACTTGATGATTTACGTACTGCTCTCTACGCTGAAATTGGGAAATTAACCAAACAAATTATTGTATCTATTGCCCGAAGACAATATATTTTAGAGGCACTATCTGTAGCTAGCTTTTAG
- a CDS encoding GAF domain-containing protein, with protein MVGILYLENSLTSGVFTSDRLLITTFLCVQAAISLENARLYQLEKERFQALELKANILSFRAEIDSSLIRSTGLTEMLQTCTQIIVKHLDAAFARIWTVNPAENMLELQASAGLYTHIDGAHSRVPIGKFNTNSLKASYR; from the coding sequence TTGGTAGGAATTCTTTACTTAGAAAATAGTTTAACTTCCGGAGTATTTACTAGCGATCGCTTGTTGATTACGACTTTTCTCTGCGTTCAGGCTGCCATTTCCCTAGAAAATGCCAGACTTTATCAACTTGAGAAAGAGAGATTCCAAGCCCTAGAGTTAAAGGCAAATATTTTATCATTTCGAGCAGAAATTGACTCTTCATTAATTCGTAGCACTGGTTTGACAGAGATGTTACAAACTTGTACACAAATCATTGTGAAACATCTTGATGCTGCTTTTGCTCGAATTTGGACAGTGAATCCAGCAGAAAATATGCTCGAACTACAAGCCAGTGCAGGTTTATATACACATATTGATGGCGCACATAGTCGAGTCCCCATCGGGAAATTTAATACCAATTCTCTAAAAGCTAGCTACAGATAG